Proteins from a genomic interval of Cucumis melo cultivar AY chromosome 7, USDA_Cmelo_AY_1.0, whole genome shotgun sequence:
- the LOC103494536 gene encoding proline--tRNA ligase, cytoplasmic isoform X2, with amino-acid sequence MAGPKPGSSATNQKAGGKKKEVKKETGLGLTNKKDENFGEWYSEVVVSGEMIEYYDISGCYILRPWAISIWETMQVFFDAEIKKMKIKNCYFPLFVSPGVLQREKDHIEGFAPEVAWVTKSGESDLEVPIAIRPTSETVMYPYYSKWIRGHRDLPLKLNQWCNVVRWEFSHPTPFIRSREFLWQEGHTAFATKDEADTEVLEILELYRRIYEEYLAIPVIKGKKSEMEKFAGGLYTTSVEAFIPNTGRGIQGATSHCLGQNFAKMFEINFENDKGEKAMVWQNSWAYSTRTIGVMVMVHGDDKGLVLPPKVASVQVIIVPVPYKDADTQGIFDACSATLDTLTDAGIRAEVDSRDNYSPGWKYSHWEMKGVPLRIEIGPKDLANNQVRAVRRDNSAKKDIPRDSLVEQVKELLESIQQSLFDAAKVKRDTCIQVINTWEEFTEALSQKKMILAPWCDEEEVEKDVKTRTKGEMGAAKTLCSPFDQPALPEGTKCFASGKPAKKWSYWGRSY; translated from the exons ATGGCTGGTCCTAAGCCTGGTAGCTCTGCTACTAATCAAAAAGCTG GTGGCAAAAAGAAGGAGGTGAAGAAAGAGACTGGTTTAGGTCTCACTAATAAGAAAGATGAGAACTTTGGAGAGTGGTATTCTGAG GTGGTTGTCAGTGGAGAAATGATCGAGTATTATGATATCTCTGGCTGCTATATACTAAGGCCGTGGGCAATATCTATCTGGGAGACTATGCAA GTATTTTTTGATGCAGAAatcaagaaaatgaaaatcaagAACTGTTATTTTCCACTTTTTGTATCTCCTGGCGTCTTACAAAGAGAGAAAGATCATATTGAAGGTTTTGCTCCTGAG GTTGCTTGGGTGACAAAATCTGGGGAGTCTGACTTGGAAGTGCCCATTGCAATTCGCCCTACAAGTGAGACTGTTATGTATCCATACTATTCTAAGTGGATCAGAGGCCACCGTGACTTGCCTTTGAAACTTAACCAGTGGTGCAATGTTGTGAGATGGGAGTTCAGCCATCCCACACCATTTATTAG GAGTCGTGAGTTCCTTTGGCAGGAAGGGCATACTGCTTTTGCTACTAAGGATGAAGCAGATACAGAG GTTCTTGAGATATTGGAATTGTATAGACGGATATATGAGGAGTACCTGGCGATTCCTGTTATCAAGGGCAAGAAGAGTGAGATGGAGAAGTTTGCTGGCGGTCTTTACACCACAAGCGTTGAG GCATTTATCCCCAACACTGGCCGTGGAATTCAGGGTGCTACTTCACATTGTTTGGGTCaaaattttgcaaaaatgttTGAAATCAACTTTGAAAACGATAAGGGGGAGAAAGCTATGGTCTGGCAAAATTCTTGGGCCTATAGTACTAGAACG ATTGGTGTGATGGTTATGGTTCATGGGGATGACAAAGGATTGGTGCTGCCTCCTAAAGTTGCGTCGGTTCAAGTTATTATAGTCCCTGTACCTTACAAAGATGCAGACACTCAAGGAATTTTTGATGCTTGTTCTGCCACTTTGGATACATTGACAGACGCAGGTATTCGTGCAGAGGTAGACTCTAGGGATAATTATTCTCCTGGATGGAAGTACTCTCACTGGGAAATGAAAGGCGTTCCACTCAGGATTGAAATAGGACCAAAGGACTTAGCAAACAATCAG GTGCGTGCTGTTCGCCGTGATAATTCGGCAAAAAAAGACATACCCAGGGATTCGTTGGTAGAACAAGTGAAAGAATTGCTAGAAAGTATTCAACAAAGCCTGTTTGATGCGGCAAAAGTAAAACGAGATACATGCATTCAAGTTATTAATACATGGGAGGAGTTTACTGAAGCCCTCAGTCAGAAGAAAATGATATTGGCTCCATGGTGTGATGAAGAG GAGGTTGAGAAGGATGTGAAAACAAGGACCAAGGGTGAGATGGGAGCAGCTAAAACCTTATGTTCTCCGTTCGACCAGCCCGCTCTTCCAGAAG GTACCAAATGCTTTGCATCTGGAAAACCTGCAAAAAAATGGAGCTATTGGGGCCGAAGCTACTAA
- the LOC103494536 gene encoding proline--tRNA ligase, cytoplasmic isoform X1 — MAGPKPGSSATNQKAGGKKKEVKKETGLGLTNKKDENFGEWYSEVVVSGEMIEYYDISGCYILRPWAISIWETMQVFFDAEIKKMKIKNCYFPLFVSPGVLQREKDHIEGFAPEVAWVTKSGESDLEVPIAIRPTSETVMYPYYSKWIRGHRDLPLKLNQWCNVVRWEFSHPTPFIRSREFLWQEGHTAFATKDEADTEVLEILELYRRIYEEYLAIPVIKGKKSEMEKFAGGLYTTSVEAFIPNTGRGIQGATSHCLGQNFAKMFEINFENDKGEKAMVWQNSWAYSTRTIGVMVMVHGDDKGLVLPPKVASVQVIIVPVPYKDADTQGIFDACSATLDTLTDAGIRAEVDSRDNYSPGWKYSHWEMKGVPLRIEIGPKDLANNQVRAVRRDNSAKKDIPRDSLVEQVKELLESIQQSLFDAAKVKRDTCIQVINTWEEFTEALSQKKMILAPWCDEEEVEKDVKTRTKGEMGAAKTLCSPFDQPALPEGTKFLSKSFLSNVIGQFVSNAFWFP, encoded by the exons ATGGCTGGTCCTAAGCCTGGTAGCTCTGCTACTAATCAAAAAGCTG GTGGCAAAAAGAAGGAGGTGAAGAAAGAGACTGGTTTAGGTCTCACTAATAAGAAAGATGAGAACTTTGGAGAGTGGTATTCTGAG GTGGTTGTCAGTGGAGAAATGATCGAGTATTATGATATCTCTGGCTGCTATATACTAAGGCCGTGGGCAATATCTATCTGGGAGACTATGCAA GTATTTTTTGATGCAGAAatcaagaaaatgaaaatcaagAACTGTTATTTTCCACTTTTTGTATCTCCTGGCGTCTTACAAAGAGAGAAAGATCATATTGAAGGTTTTGCTCCTGAG GTTGCTTGGGTGACAAAATCTGGGGAGTCTGACTTGGAAGTGCCCATTGCAATTCGCCCTACAAGTGAGACTGTTATGTATCCATACTATTCTAAGTGGATCAGAGGCCACCGTGACTTGCCTTTGAAACTTAACCAGTGGTGCAATGTTGTGAGATGGGAGTTCAGCCATCCCACACCATTTATTAG GAGTCGTGAGTTCCTTTGGCAGGAAGGGCATACTGCTTTTGCTACTAAGGATGAAGCAGATACAGAG GTTCTTGAGATATTGGAATTGTATAGACGGATATATGAGGAGTACCTGGCGATTCCTGTTATCAAGGGCAAGAAGAGTGAGATGGAGAAGTTTGCTGGCGGTCTTTACACCACAAGCGTTGAG GCATTTATCCCCAACACTGGCCGTGGAATTCAGGGTGCTACTTCACATTGTTTGGGTCaaaattttgcaaaaatgttTGAAATCAACTTTGAAAACGATAAGGGGGAGAAAGCTATGGTCTGGCAAAATTCTTGGGCCTATAGTACTAGAACG ATTGGTGTGATGGTTATGGTTCATGGGGATGACAAAGGATTGGTGCTGCCTCCTAAAGTTGCGTCGGTTCAAGTTATTATAGTCCCTGTACCTTACAAAGATGCAGACACTCAAGGAATTTTTGATGCTTGTTCTGCCACTTTGGATACATTGACAGACGCAGGTATTCGTGCAGAGGTAGACTCTAGGGATAATTATTCTCCTGGATGGAAGTACTCTCACTGGGAAATGAAAGGCGTTCCACTCAGGATTGAAATAGGACCAAAGGACTTAGCAAACAATCAG GTGCGTGCTGTTCGCCGTGATAATTCGGCAAAAAAAGACATACCCAGGGATTCGTTGGTAGAACAAGTGAAAGAATTGCTAGAAAGTATTCAACAAAGCCTGTTTGATGCGGCAAAAGTAAAACGAGATACATGCATTCAAGTTATTAATACATGGGAGGAGTTTACTGAAGCCCTCAGTCAGAAGAAAATGATATTGGCTCCATGGTGTGATGAAGAG GAGGTTGAGAAGGATGTGAAAACAAGGACCAAGGGTGAGATGGGAGCAGCTAAAACCTTATGTTCTCCGTTCGACCAGCCCGCTCTTCCAGAAGGTACTAAATTTCTGTCCAAATCCTTTCTTTCTAATGTTATTGGGCAATTTGTTAGCAACGCTTTTTGGTTTCCTTGA
- the LOC103494536 gene encoding proline--tRNA ligase, cytoplasmic isoform X3, with amino-acid sequence MIEYYDISGCYILRPWAISIWETMQVFFDAEIKKMKIKNCYFPLFVSPGVLQREKDHIEGFAPEVAWVTKSGESDLEVPIAIRPTSETVMYPYYSKWIRGHRDLPLKLNQWCNVVRWEFSHPTPFIRSREFLWQEGHTAFATKDEADTEVLEILELYRRIYEEYLAIPVIKGKKSEMEKFAGGLYTTSVEAFIPNTGRGIQGATSHCLGQNFAKMFEINFENDKGEKAMVWQNSWAYSTRTIGVMVMVHGDDKGLVLPPKVASVQVIIVPVPYKDADTQGIFDACSATLDTLTDAGIRAEVDSRDNYSPGWKYSHWEMKGVPLRIEIGPKDLANNQVRAVRRDNSAKKDIPRDSLVEQVKELLESIQQSLFDAAKVKRDTCIQVINTWEEFTEALSQKKMILAPWCDEEEVEKDVKTRTKGEMGAAKTLCSPFDQPALPEGTKFLSKSFLSNVIGQFVSNAFWFP; translated from the exons ATGATCGAGTATTATGATATCTCTGGCTGCTATATACTAAGGCCGTGGGCAATATCTATCTGGGAGACTATGCAA GTATTTTTTGATGCAGAAatcaagaaaatgaaaatcaagAACTGTTATTTTCCACTTTTTGTATCTCCTGGCGTCTTACAAAGAGAGAAAGATCATATTGAAGGTTTTGCTCCTGAG GTTGCTTGGGTGACAAAATCTGGGGAGTCTGACTTGGAAGTGCCCATTGCAATTCGCCCTACAAGTGAGACTGTTATGTATCCATACTATTCTAAGTGGATCAGAGGCCACCGTGACTTGCCTTTGAAACTTAACCAGTGGTGCAATGTTGTGAGATGGGAGTTCAGCCATCCCACACCATTTATTAG GAGTCGTGAGTTCCTTTGGCAGGAAGGGCATACTGCTTTTGCTACTAAGGATGAAGCAGATACAGAG GTTCTTGAGATATTGGAATTGTATAGACGGATATATGAGGAGTACCTGGCGATTCCTGTTATCAAGGGCAAGAAGAGTGAGATGGAGAAGTTTGCTGGCGGTCTTTACACCACAAGCGTTGAG GCATTTATCCCCAACACTGGCCGTGGAATTCAGGGTGCTACTTCACATTGTTTGGGTCaaaattttgcaaaaatgttTGAAATCAACTTTGAAAACGATAAGGGGGAGAAAGCTATGGTCTGGCAAAATTCTTGGGCCTATAGTACTAGAACG ATTGGTGTGATGGTTATGGTTCATGGGGATGACAAAGGATTGGTGCTGCCTCCTAAAGTTGCGTCGGTTCAAGTTATTATAGTCCCTGTACCTTACAAAGATGCAGACACTCAAGGAATTTTTGATGCTTGTTCTGCCACTTTGGATACATTGACAGACGCAGGTATTCGTGCAGAGGTAGACTCTAGGGATAATTATTCTCCTGGATGGAAGTACTCTCACTGGGAAATGAAAGGCGTTCCACTCAGGATTGAAATAGGACCAAAGGACTTAGCAAACAATCAG GTGCGTGCTGTTCGCCGTGATAATTCGGCAAAAAAAGACATACCCAGGGATTCGTTGGTAGAACAAGTGAAAGAATTGCTAGAAAGTATTCAACAAAGCCTGTTTGATGCGGCAAAAGTAAAACGAGATACATGCATTCAAGTTATTAATACATGGGAGGAGTTTACTGAAGCCCTCAGTCAGAAGAAAATGATATTGGCTCCATGGTGTGATGAAGAG GAGGTTGAGAAGGATGTGAAAACAAGGACCAAGGGTGAGATGGGAGCAGCTAAAACCTTATGTTCTCCGTTCGACCAGCCCGCTCTTCCAGAAGGTACTAAATTTCTGTCCAAATCCTTTCTTTCTAATGTTATTGGGCAATTTGTTAGCAACGCTTTTTGGTTTCCTTGA
- the LOC103494537 gene encoding calmodulin-like protein 3, producing MDPTELRRVFQMFDRNGDGRITKKELSDSLENLGIFIPDKDLTQMIEKIDVNGDGCVDIDEFGELYQSIMDERDEEEDMREAFNVFDQNGDGFITVDELRSVLASLGLKQGRTVEDCKKMIMKVDVDGDGMVNYKEFKQMMKGGGFSALG from the coding sequence ATGGATCCAACGGAACTACGAAGAGTATTCCAAATGTTCGATCGCAACGGCGACGGCAGAATCACCAAGAAGGAACTAAGCGACTCCTTGGAGAATTTGGGAATTTTCATTCCTGATAAAGATCTGACTCAAATGATTGAGAAAATCGACGTCAATGGCGATGGATGTGTCGACATTGATGAGTTCGGTGAGCTGTATCAGTCGATTATGGACGAGCGAGACGAGGAAGAGGATATGAGAGAAGCTTTCAATGTCTTCGATCAAAATGGCGATGGATTCATCACCGTCGACGAATTGAGGTCAGTTCTAGCTTCCTTGGGGCTTAAACAAGGGAGAACTGTAGAGGATTGCAAGAAAATGATAATGAAAGTGGATGTGGATGGAGATGGAATGGTGAATTATAAGGAGTTTAAACAAATGATGAAGGGAGGCGGATTTAGTGCATTAGGTTGa
- the LOC103494538 gene encoding uncharacterized protein LOC103494538 isoform X2 yields MTGNIPEVRSRRVEHPCLAQNVNASADSPKTSSEVFPSAIEFYVWSDEGINLYVDLNSSPLDWTERLNNEVYICESIYRDKCLQQNLCWFKGHKEFAKSFQWNNHAGLFKGGYLQKETPSCSNLMTDNSMEAGQLDEADGSNQKIAGSESCAEEDNRATSLDFEIDNDLQKKENSDPISGGQSNLSILAHQNFTPESEMCESSTLQNSYSALNLSMENPGSSAAGSMDIESPDIEQCPKDVSCSPCRALPQGDSNVSDYSLQTSAEKSERNNLSVATESSECSQIPESMEKMLPVSHCLESNGAHKKTKLTKTETRCCSQPDRRVLRSVTHKQRLPRRSRRLISKTASS; encoded by the exons ATGACTGGAAACATACCTGAGGTCCGAAGTAGACGTGTAGAGCATCCATGTTTGGCTCAAAATGTAAATGCTTCCGCTGATTCTCCTAAAACTTCTTCAGAAGTCTTCCCATCTGCTATTGAGTTCTATGTCTGGTCTGATGAGGGAATTAATCTTTACGTGGATTTAAATTCTAGCCCTTTGGATTGGACTGAAAGATTAAATAATGAGGTTTACATCTGTGAGAGCATCTACAGAGACAAATGTCTGCAACAAAACCTCTGTTGGTTTAAAGGTCATAAAGAATTTGCAAAATCTTTTCAGTGGAATAATCATGCTGGCCTATTCAAGGGTGGCTATTTACAGAAGGAAACTCCCTCCTGTTCGAACCTGATGACAGATAATAGCATGGAGGCTGGCCAGTTAGATGAAGCTGATGGATCT AACCAGAAAATTGCTGGGTCTGAATCTTGTGCTGAAGAGGATAATCGTGCTACGAGTCTTgattttgagattgacaatgatttacagaaaaaggaaaattctGATCCAATTTCTGGTGGTCAATCCAATCTTTCCATATTAGCCCATCAAAATTTTACGCCTGAAAGTGAAATGTGTGAATCTTCAACACTGCAGAACAGCTACAGTGCTTTAAACCTCTCTATGGAGAATCCTGGAAGCTCAGCAGCTGGTTCTATGGACATTGAATCACCAGATATTGAACAATGCCCTAAAGATGTCTCTTGTTCACCTTGTAGAGCATTACCACAGGGGGACTCAAATGTTTCTGATTACAGCTTGCAAACAAGTGCAGAGAAGTCG GAGAGGAACAACTTAAGTGTTGCAACGGAGAGTTCAGA ATGCTCTCAAATCCCTGAATCTATGGAGAAAATGTTGCCCGTATCTCATTGTCTCGAATCTAATGGAGCACATAAGAAGACGAAACTCACTAAAACTGAAACAAGATGTTGTAGTCAACCTGATAGAAGGGTTTTAAGAAGTGTAACGCATAAACAGAGGCTACCTAGAAGATCCAGGCGGCTCATTTCAAAG ACCGCGAGTtcgtaa
- the LOC103494538 gene encoding uncharacterized protein LOC103494538 isoform X1: protein MTGNIPEVRSRRVEHPCLAQNVNASADSPKTSSEVFPSAIEFYVWSDEGINLYVDLNSSPLDWTERLNNEVYICESIYRDKCLQQNLCWFKGHKEFAKSFQWNNHAGLFKGGYLQKETPSCSNLMTDNSMEAGQLDEADGSVIFSPITSHAINADASENLDENQTIISSETDFDRQNQKIAGSESCAEEDNRATSLDFEIDNDLQKKENSDPISGGQSNLSILAHQNFTPESEMCESSTLQNSYSALNLSMENPGSSAAGSMDIESPDIEQCPKDVSCSPCRALPQGDSNVSDYSLQTSAEKSERNNLSVATESSECSQIPESMEKMLPVSHCLESNGAHKKTKLTKTETRCCSQPDRRVLRSVTHKQRLPRRSRRLISKTASS, encoded by the exons ATGACTGGAAACATACCTGAGGTCCGAAGTAGACGTGTAGAGCATCCATGTTTGGCTCAAAATGTAAATGCTTCCGCTGATTCTCCTAAAACTTCTTCAGAAGTCTTCCCATCTGCTATTGAGTTCTATGTCTGGTCTGATGAGGGAATTAATCTTTACGTGGATTTAAATTCTAGCCCTTTGGATTGGACTGAAAGATTAAATAATGAGGTTTACATCTGTGAGAGCATCTACAGAGACAAATGTCTGCAACAAAACCTCTGTTGGTTTAAAGGTCATAAAGAATTTGCAAAATCTTTTCAGTGGAATAATCATGCTGGCCTATTCAAGGGTGGCTATTTACAGAAGGAAACTCCCTCCTGTTCGAACCTGATGACAGATAATAGCATGGAGGCTGGCCAGTTAGATGAAGCTGATGGATCTGTAATCTTCTCTCCTATTACGTCTCATGCCATTAATGCAGATGCTTCTGAAAATTTAGATGAAAATCAGACAATCATATCTTCTGAAACTGATTTTGATAGGCAGAACCAGAAAATTGCTGGGTCTGAATCTTGTGCTGAAGAGGATAATCGTGCTACGAGTCTTgattttgagattgacaatgatttacagaaaaaggaaaattctGATCCAATTTCTGGTGGTCAATCCAATCTTTCCATATTAGCCCATCAAAATTTTACGCCTGAAAGTGAAATGTGTGAATCTTCAACACTGCAGAACAGCTACAGTGCTTTAAACCTCTCTATGGAGAATCCTGGAAGCTCAGCAGCTGGTTCTATGGACATTGAATCACCAGATATTGAACAATGCCCTAAAGATGTCTCTTGTTCACCTTGTAGAGCATTACCACAGGGGGACTCAAATGTTTCTGATTACAGCTTGCAAACAAGTGCAGAGAAGTCG GAGAGGAACAACTTAAGTGTTGCAACGGAGAGTTCAGA ATGCTCTCAAATCCCTGAATCTATGGAGAAAATGTTGCCCGTATCTCATTGTCTCGAATCTAATGGAGCACATAAGAAGACGAAACTCACTAAAACTGAAACAAGATGTTGTAGTCAACCTGATAGAAGGGTTTTAAGAAGTGTAACGCATAAACAGAGGCTACCTAGAAGATCCAGGCGGCTCATTTCAAAG ACCGCGAGTtcgtaa
- the LOC103494538 gene encoding uncharacterized protein LOC103494538 isoform X3 produces the protein MTGNIPEVRSRRVEHPCLAQNVNASADSPKTSSEVFPSAIEFYVWSDEGINLYVDLNSSPLDWTERLNNEVYICESIYRDKCLQQNLCWFKGHKEFAKSFQWNNHAGLFKGGYLQKETPSCSNLMTDNSMEAGQLDEADGSVIFSPITSHAINADASENLDENQTIISSETDFDRQNQKIAGSESCAEEDNRATSLDFEIDNDLQKKENSDPISGGQSNLSILAHQNFTPESEMCESSTLQNSYSALNLSMENPGSSAAGSMDIESPDIEQCPKDVSCSPCRALPQGDSNVSDYSLQTSAEKSVRRGTT, from the exons ATGACTGGAAACATACCTGAGGTCCGAAGTAGACGTGTAGAGCATCCATGTTTGGCTCAAAATGTAAATGCTTCCGCTGATTCTCCTAAAACTTCTTCAGAAGTCTTCCCATCTGCTATTGAGTTCTATGTCTGGTCTGATGAGGGAATTAATCTTTACGTGGATTTAAATTCTAGCCCTTTGGATTGGACTGAAAGATTAAATAATGAGGTTTACATCTGTGAGAGCATCTACAGAGACAAATGTCTGCAACAAAACCTCTGTTGGTTTAAAGGTCATAAAGAATTTGCAAAATCTTTTCAGTGGAATAATCATGCTGGCCTATTCAAGGGTGGCTATTTACAGAAGGAAACTCCCTCCTGTTCGAACCTGATGACAGATAATAGCATGGAGGCTGGCCAGTTAGATGAAGCTGATGGATCTGTAATCTTCTCTCCTATTACGTCTCATGCCATTAATGCAGATGCTTCTGAAAATTTAGATGAAAATCAGACAATCATATCTTCTGAAACTGATTTTGATAGGCAGAACCAGAAAATTGCTGGGTCTGAATCTTGTGCTGAAGAGGATAATCGTGCTACGAGTCTTgattttgagattgacaatgatttacagaaaaaggaaaattctGATCCAATTTCTGGTGGTCAATCCAATCTTTCCATATTAGCCCATCAAAATTTTACGCCTGAAAGTGAAATGTGTGAATCTTCAACACTGCAGAACAGCTACAGTGCTTTAAACCTCTCTATGGAGAATCCTGGAAGCTCAGCAGCTGGTTCTATGGACATTGAATCACCAGATATTGAACAATGCCCTAAAGATGTCTCTTGTTCACCTTGTAGAGCATTACCACAGGGGGACTCAAATGTTTCTGATTACAGCTTGCAAACAAGTGCAGAGAAGTCGGTAAG GAGAGGAACAACTTAA